A region from the Aegilops tauschii subsp. strangulata cultivar AL8/78 chromosome 5, Aet v6.0, whole genome shotgun sequence genome encodes:
- the LOC141022256 gene encoding cytochrome P450 CYP94D108-like — translation MLLLLLLPAILYISHRIVRRTLAKKKPSSHGLTSHPLLGHLYAFLKNRHRFLDWSTDLIIGSPERRMGFWIPGMITCIITGNPADVEHVLRTNFANYPKGDSTIPVMGDFLGHGIFNSDGEQWLWQRKSASREFTTHSLRGFVIDSVQSEVRNRLLPLLRRAGASGGHKVLDMQDVLERFAFDTVCMISFGHDPCSLADDGVLTDGKSDFMRAFIEAQELTVKRWLEVTWKIKRWLDVGKERRLRKAIANVHGFAMDIVRARRQSSSGNNNRGDLLSRLVASGDHGDEALRDIVLSFLLAGRETTSSALTWFFWLVSSRPNVVARIADEVRSVRFTTGTHPGDPFTFDDLRSMQYLHAALTESMRLYPPVAIDSSETCAADDTLPDGTHVGAGWSITYNAYAMGRLATIWGTDCAEFKPERWLDDDGAFRPVSPFLYTVFHAGPRTCLGKEMAYVQMKSIVASVLEEFVVDVMADKAGGGVPEHALSITLRMKGGLPVQIRRRLEA, via the coding sequence ATGCTCCTGCTCCTGCTGCTTCCTGCCATACTCTACATTTCCCACCGCATCGTGCGGCGTACTCTGGCCAAGAAGAAGCCGAGCAGCCATGGCCTCACTAGCCACCCGCTGCTCGGCCATCTCTACGCGTTCCTCAAGAACCGCCACCGCTTCCTCGACTGGTCGACCGACCTCATCATCGGCAGCCCGGAGAGGAGGATGGGCTTCTGGATTCCCGGGATGATCACCTGCATCATCACGGGCAACCCGGCCGACGTCGAGCACGTCCTGCGCACCAATTTCGCCAACTACCCCAAAGGCGACAGCACCATCCCCGTCATGGGCGACTTCCTCGGCCACGGCATCTTCAACTCCGACGGGGAGCAATGGCTCTGGCAGCGCAAGAGCGCCAGCCGTGAGTTCACCACGCACTCGCTCCGCGGTTTCGTCATCGATTCCGTGCAGTCCGAGGTCAGAAACAGGCTGCTGCCGTTGCTGCGACGCGCGGGGGCCAGCGGCGGCCACAAGGTTCTCGACATGCAGGACGTGCTCGAGCGATTCGCGTTCGATACCGTCTGCATGATCTCCTTCGGCCACGACCCGTGCTCCCTCGCCGACGACGGTGTCTTGACAGACGGCAAGTCAGACTTCATGCGTGCCTTCATCGAGGCGCAAGAACTCACCGTTAAGCGGTGGCTGGAGGTCACCTGGAAGATCAAGAGGTGGCTCGATGTCGGCAAAGAGCGCCGCCTGAGGAAGGCCATCGCCAACGTACATGGGTTCGCCATGGACATCGTCCGCGCCCGCCGTCAAAGCTCGTCTGGGAATAACAACAGAGGCGACCTTCTGTCAAGGCTCGTGGCGAGCGGCGATCACGGCGACGAGGCGCTCCGGGACATCGTCCTCAGTTTCCTGCTCGCCGGCCGCGAGACGACATCCTCCGCGCTGACGTGGTTCTTCTGGCTCGTGTCGTCCCGACCGAACGTTGTCGCACGCATCGCCGACGAGGTCCGCTCGGTTCGGTTCACAACGGGCACCCACCCTGGCGATCCATTCACGTTCGATGATCTCCGGAGCATGCAGTACCTGCACGCCGCGCTCACCGAGTCGATGAGGCTCTACCCACCGGTGGCGATTGACTCCTCCGAGACATGTGCGGCAGATGACACGCTCCCTGATGGCACGCACGTCGGTGCCGGCTGGTCCATCACATACAATGCGTACGCCATGGGGCGGCTCGCCACCATATGGGGCACAGACTGCGCCGAGTTCAAGCCCGAGCGGTGGCTCGACGACGATGGGGCTTTCCGGCCGGTGAGCCCGTTCCTGTACACGGTGTTCCACGCCGGACCGAGGACGTGCCTTGGGAAGGAGATGGCATACGTGCAGATGAAGTCCATTGTCGCCAGTGTTCTCGAAGAATTTGTGGTCGACGTCATGGCCGATAAGGCCGGCGGCGGCGTGCCAGAGCACGCGCTTTCGATAACCCTGAGGATGAAGGGTGGCTTGCCTGTCCAAATAAGGAGAAGGCTGGAAGCCTAG